The Campylobacter concisus genome has a window encoding:
- a CDS encoding MFS transporter yields MASSFRIIRSMGPLFLGMSLLFIGNGLVIASCSALLKQNGVGELAIGVINTGFFIGALISTITAHRVISTTGHIRAFAIFSAIFAVSAMLHAISQNLIFWAILRAFLGYCYYALLMVIESWLNAKIPNKIRSRVIAFYECVFYTSFGLGILILALDLSAFEIFIISAAFIMLSSIPLNLIRINQPQIPQRQPINIPKIFGIVPLALVGALVAGLAINGFFSMASLFVLLQGYSAKEASFFMTIAMAGGFLAQTFIGGFSDRYGRRPALLLCSAVALVSAALFLLNGSNLIIQYILSFFFGGGIFCTYGLSLARANDEITDKTKSVQVARALLFSYSFASLFSPLLMSYAMKIFGAFGFIYVYLVLYVGLILFALTQKTIPQHMRKEYNDRLVARTAGIATIQQNGNFADRENKK; encoded by the coding sequence ATGGCAAGTAGCTTTAGGATCATTCGCTCGATGGGGCCGCTATTTTTAGGCATGAGCCTACTTTTTATAGGCAATGGCCTAGTCATCGCATCTTGTAGCGCGCTTCTTAAGCAAAATGGCGTAGGCGAGCTTGCGATTGGAGTAATTAACACTGGATTTTTCATAGGAGCGTTAATTAGCACGATCACAGCGCACAGGGTCATCTCAACCACTGGCCACATCAGAGCTTTTGCTATCTTTTCAGCTATATTTGCAGTCTCAGCCATGCTTCACGCCATAAGCCAAAATTTGATCTTTTGGGCGATACTGCGAGCCTTTTTGGGATACTGCTACTACGCACTTTTGATGGTTATAGAGAGCTGGCTAAATGCTAAAATTCCAAACAAGATAAGATCGCGCGTCATCGCCTTTTACGAGTGCGTTTTCTACACGAGCTTTGGACTTGGAATTTTGATCTTAGCGCTTGATCTTAGCGCATTTGAAATTTTCATCATCAGTGCAGCTTTTATCATGCTCTCAAGCATACCTTTAAATTTAATCCGCATCAACCAGCCTCAAATCCCGCAGCGCCAACCCATAAACATCCCTAAAATTTTTGGCATCGTCCCGCTAGCCCTTGTGGGAGCGCTTGTTGCGGGGTTAGCGATAAATGGCTTTTTTTCTATGGCAAGCCTCTTTGTCTTGCTTCAAGGATATAGTGCAAAAGAGGCGTCATTTTTCATGACTATAGCGATGGCTGGAGGCTTTTTGGCTCAAACATTTATCGGAGGCTTTTCAGATAGATATGGCAGACGCCCAGCGCTCTTGCTTTGCAGCGCTGTGGCATTAGTTAGCGCAGCACTCTTTTTGCTAAATGGCTCAAATTTGATCATTCAATACATACTTTCATTTTTCTTTGGCGGCGGAATTTTTTGCACATACGGACTTTCGCTTGCTAGGGCAAATGATGAGATCACAGACAAGACAAAGAGCGTCCAAGTGGCACGCGCGCTACTTTTTAGCTACTCTTTTGCCTCGCTTTTCTCGCCGCTTCTTATGAGCTATGCGATGAAAATTTTTGGCGCATTTGGCTTTATCTATGTCTATTTGGTGCTTTATGTTGGGCTTATTTTGTTTGCACTAACGCAAAAGACCATACCACAGCACATGAGGAAAGAGTACAACGACAGGCTCGTTGCAAGGACGGCTGGCATCGCGACTATTCAGCAAAATGGCAATTTTGCCGATAGAGAAAATAAAAAGTAG